DNA from Brassica napus cultivar Da-Ae chromosome C4, Da-Ae, whole genome shotgun sequence:
CgttctatttgttttatttgtttcaaaaatggTATCTGAGATTTTCAgaaataaaagttatatatcatatcataaataaataaagtttgtGTCATACCAAAAAAAGCTTCTATATTGTCTCCCCTTTTATAATAAGAGAAAAATAGAATTTGTGACAtattaaagaaataatattttatggatttttgttttgtttttggaatgataactgtatatataatttataatcatcaaATCATAAgtttataaaactaatatatattattttgtgaatTAACTAAAAGctaatcaaatataaaacatagCACATCGAATTAGGTGTATTTAGAGGTTGAAATTAGTTATTCATGATGGTTGGTCTATAGTACCGGTCCTGATCGAAAGCGGGGAAAGCATAGCCTTCCGGCCATTAAATAATTTCGGCCATTCCAATGACGAATGTTTACTTTAGGTCTGCTGGAAACGGCTCATCCTTTTTCACCATTAAAGTGAAAAAGTCTTACTTTTTTATTAAAGTTACACATACCGGCCTAATATTGTTGTTTTGCTTCCAACCCATTACAAATCAGGATTCGTATCGCTGGTGTATTGATGATAAAGATGATagaataaaacaatattcttagaaattaaaaaaaaaaatgtttttgtgaATAAACAGAGCTCGTGAAAGAATAGGCcaaatgaaaatttcaaaacaaaaaatagtttggtACTCGTCTTAGATGATGTACATGCTTTCTGTTTCAGGCCCATACCCTCTAAAAATATTACTGTCATTGGTAATTCCACTGAGCTACAATGTGAGAGAGTTCACAGTTAGCTCGAATATAACCGCTAAAAAATTCGGAAATAGTAGATGCAGAGGTAAGGTAGTAAAGACACTCCTTCAAACTTCTTCTAATATAAAAGACGAATAGTCTCAGAGGAAGGTGTTTTTACAtctaaaatatcatataaaggATGACTGTGAATAGAGTTCCAATCTCACTCATCTAGTATATAAGCATGAACCATTTAAACAGGTATATGCATTTAAGAAAATCGATATACAGATGGAATTTCTCACCTAAAACCATATATATACTTTCCGAATCACCACTCTTAATCGATTATTTAACTTAGCTATCAATGAGTTCCTAActcttatataatataatataatatagtaagtattttttaccaaaaatatagtaagtatttacattttgaaaaaaaaaatttacattttgtatctccttaatttttttaaaattcgaCTGGGTTGTATGTTTGGAACGCATGATGATTACTTTTCTCTAAGTTTTCCAAAATAATAAGAAAGTATCGAGATGGTATTATCTTTAGGTAAATTTCCTTGCACTAGACAATTACTCTAGTATCTTCAGCCATAAGATGATATGACAAAAGACAAAACAACCGTTTAATCTTTTGGCAAACAATATCATTTCAAAAGACATTATAATAATAACAAcatattgttttttcattttcttccgTGGGTCTCCCCCATATATTAAGGACCTTGGTAAATTTGAGCAAGATTATAACAGTTGGTGGTAAAATCTTCTTTGTAGGTATAATAAGCATGTAGGAATAAGTTAGTTGGAGCTGTAAACAGTTAGTTGATGACCGTTAGGTTTAACACCTACGTTTCAATTTTTCCCCGGGAGAGAGattaaaaaacagaggaatAGAGAGAAAACAAGAGAAGGATAAAAGATCAATGGCAAAatgaaggaagaagagagacaTGGTTCATCATccgattcttcttcttcgtcttctcttcCTGTGAGCTACGGAGTTGACTACGAAAAATACaacttctcttcttctgtttcttctctttctcgACCGTTTTCTCCGGAAGGATCAAGCAGCAAGAGCTGTGTTCTGGAAAATAATCTTTCCTCTGTTTTCTCGTTGGACCATGACGACAGTCTCCCCATCTTATCTAGAGATAGAACATGTTCTTGTGTCCATCTTGGGTAAAGCTTCACTCTCTCCCTTCACTTCTCGCGTTGATATAACTAATTttgttcttaaatatttttgtttcatggTTTCTTGCAGCTTCCAGTGGATTCTGCAGAGGTGTTGTGGCTGTTTCTGTTAGCCTTTCTTTTGCCACTCTTAATACCTCTGGCTTAATATGATACCATCATTGTAGGACTTATTCTACTCTTTTCAATCTCTTCTTATGTCATATTGCAATTTGAATGAAATGAAAGCGTATATTAAAGCTAAAACCACTAAAACACAGTTTACAGGCAATTTAATTGAATTGTAGTTTTATGTTGTGAATTAAAACTGTTGCAATATGGAAGGTCAAGGTCCAATCCGGATTCACTTGGCATAGGAAAGTTAGCTGTAACCAATTCTTAACCCAATCTTTGATATTggaatcttgttttttttctctctctttggaACAAAGTGTAGTTTGAGTAAGGTATTGGCAAAGTATTGATTTACCATTGAAAATGATGGACCACTAATCAGCGATTGTGAGAACCAAAACCAACCCCAATCTGATTTGCATCATAGATATACTAGGATTAATGGATTTTTGctttaaattttatcaaatcaaaTATGTTTTTGCACGTAAAAGAGACATTTTCTGTAGTTGATCTTAAGTCACGAGGTCCGCTCTACTTTTCCAcagtttattatattttcatatcaCTCATTTGAGACATGTTCAAGATAATATGCTAACATTCTTGAGTCAAACCCCTGCCGCTTTGCCTCTTCCTTTTGTATTTAGATTTTGTAATTCCCACGTCTATAGACAGGGCCATCCACCAATGGGTCACCGCCTCTGGTAAAAGGATCAGACGCTAATCCACCACCTCTTCTCACCAGCCTTCCTCACCTCCCCAAACCGGCAAACCTCTGCAGCCGAGAAAAATCCACAGTGGCGCTCCCTCATGAGGAACACTGTAAGGGAGTTTATAAAATATCACTTGTtttctcttatatttttaagttaaacatgacaaataaacccaaaaaaatgaatttcaaaAATTGTGAAAAATGCTGATTTAATTGAATGACTGCTAATTGATCGTACATCAGTTATGAGAGCTATAATGAGTGAAACTACAATTCAAAATAGTATTCCTTACATAAATTGGTTAAAACCAAAACAGAATCATGTTCTTTTGTATTATTGTATATCATTTTGGCCCTAAGTTAATGCTAACGCGTTAATCAGGACGAATCATTTCACCTCCAAAATGACTAATTTGGCTTGCTTTGTCATGAACGGAGAATAATCCTACTCTCCTCTGTGTTCGTTTGGGACTGTGATTATAACAGAGAATGTACCAATAATGGCTTCATTTAAAGCATTAAATGTAATCGAACCTAATCGAACCTAAAACAGTGGTTCTATAACTACATGCAATACTTAGAACACCTTTATCCTATATACCCAAGGAtctcttaattaatttttaatagtatttaatgAATAATCGTATGGGAGGTGCAGCATGGATCGTTCGAGACCATGGTGGTCTCCCTCTCTCACATAGTAGACGAGCATTCTCTGGCCATACTTCGTGTATAGAAGCAGAACTTCAGTCTCTTTTGTGGAGCATCCGCGCGCTTATTGACTTAAGAATCAAATGGGTAGTCATTGAGTCCTCACTCACTCAAGTTAGAGAGGCGCTTCTTAAACCTGATGAGTACCCGGAATGGCGACATCTGATTGATACCATTAGTGTCTTATTGAATGAATTTGATGGAGTGAGTTTGGAACATGTAGTTGCTGGCAGAAACAGGATTGCCAATGCTATTGCACTAAGTGTGACAAGGGATCATCGTTACCAATCCTATGTAGCTACAGGTGGTCCTACATGGCTGAGTTCCCTATTACGAGAGGAGGAGTTGAACTCGGTGGCTCGTGCGTAGAATCGTTGGAACTTAGCTGCGGTGGACCCTTGTTCCCTTACCTGATCGTTCTTCGGACATTATTTACAGCACCTACtggtgtttttcttcttcttatttttttccttttatttactCCTCAATCCTCTGTTTGGAGGtgtgtgttgtttttttttttttttttttgggggggggggggggggggggctttGTATTACTGAACCATTGATTGAATCCAGCgtagaaaaaaaagatttagttaagaaacttgagatttttgtgtttccactgcaaaactcttatttaaggtttcttaaaaataaaataatattaaacattttttattaaaattaaaaaaaaaattattaaataaaacatagtaaaagataacattttaaacatacattttttttttaaaaacatgaaaacaaagattattaaaataaacgAGAATTATTTGAAAGAAGCATCTGAAatcagttgttgtcttcatcacgtcCATATCTACGCCaaatatgttcaaccaaatcatgtTTCAGTTGTTGATTCATTTTTCTATCACGAATTCTTTTTCGAACACCGATCATATTTGCGATATTTGAAGGAATATCTGTAGATTacgtgagatcgacatgtgaacttccgtaatcttctccttgttggaactctgaaacatcaaattgagtgtatccatctcgttcgtcttgtACTATCATATTagggagtatgatacatgctctcataatattcTCAATTTTAACTTTATCCCAAAATACcgctggatttttaacaatggcaaagcgagcttgcaagactccaaaagcacgatCGACATTTTTTGggacagcttcttgacgttGAACAAATAAAACTGCTTGCGGACCTTGTGGTATAGGAATATATTGGATAAAAGTttcccatttcggataaataccaacGGTGAGGTAGTAAGTCATATGatattctcttccattgacagagAAAGTGACATTCGGAGCTTGACCTTTTATTATGTTATCAAAAACAAGTgaacgatcaagaacattgatatcatttaatgtacctggaggtccaaaaatgcatgccatatccagagatcgtATGAAGCAACCGtctctaaaacgattgttggtTTACCCGAACCATGAGAATATTGCCTTTCCAAGcagtgggacaattcttccactcccaatgcatacaatcaatgtttcctatcatcccgggaaattcACGTTGCTCTCCAAcatcaagtagacgttgaagatcagccggtgttggtcttcttaagtactcatcgccgaacaaatatattattcctTCCAAAAAAATTTCTACACACAACCGAGTTGTTGTTTCACCGAGCCGGAGATATTCGTCGACCGTATCAGCTGGAGAACCATACgccaagacacgaatggctGCAGTACATTTTTGAAGGGGAGAGAGACTAATCCTTCTGAGACCATCTATCTTTCtccgaaaatattgaatttcgttggagagtcgatcaacaatgtgcatgaacaatggcttgttcattctaaaacgtCGTCGGAAAAAATTATCAGGATACgttggagtttcactgaaataatcattccataaacgaatatggccttcttcacgatttctttcgatataagctcatttttttctctcttttttcttcgttcttcttgatcaccatGTAGGGTAAAATTCTCAAAGGTTTGATCAAAATGTTGGTCAAAGACCTCATCAAATGCATCATCAAATGATTCATCTAAAgtgttttgagaagaagaagtcaTATATGGTGATTAAAGAATTTTATAAACTTGTGAtcaaagagagaaattagagagaatATGAGTTGTGAtcaaagagagaaattagagagaatATGAGTCGTGAtcaaagagagaaaatagaaagaCTTGAGAGTTTGTTTATAAACTTGTGAttaaagagagaaaatagagagagttgagagtttttttttataaaacttgttattaaagagagaaaatagagagaaGTCGAGAGAGATGAGTTTGGTGTTGTTCAAGTCATATAGAGAGAAGTCGAGAGAGAAGATATATGTAAGAAAATATAGAGTACAAGTCATATAAAGTGATGGAAGTGTTCTTTACATGTCCGACATACATGAGAATACAAGTCATATAGACACAAGCTTTTCAGTTTGGTACAAGTGTTCTTTACAAGTCCGTGATACATGAGAATACAAAGTGCACACAAGAGTACATAAACATGTGAGAACCAACGACAAACAAGACCAATGTCTTTATGTCCGTGACATTAGAACTTCTCAATGCTCCCACTACAATACATAAACATGTGACAACCATAAGAAACAGAGACAAATACATGTGATAAGTTAACAAGCGGAGACAAAGAAGTACATGTCTTGAAGTTCAATCTTCTTGACATGTAAAACAATGAGCACAACATTTTTAACACAAGAACATTTTGGATACAATAACACAAGAGAAGAAAAACAATGAACATAagcataattttaattaaacataagaaGCAGAGAACATGACAATGAGTTACATCAACATAACGAGAACGATTACTCCTAATACAACAAATATCAAACAACTAGAAGATGACCAAGACATAACATGAAacaacaagaacatgaccgtgAGTTACATCAACTCATTTATCAGCTTCTTCTTGAGAGCTTCTTCATAATCAGCCAGCAAGCTTAGGAGAAGCCGGTAAGTATGTTGCAACTCTTGTCCAGAAAGCGACTGACTTCTGCTCATTCCCAACAACTGGATCCATGCTCGTGTTCAACCACGAGCTAATAAGCACTATATCATCTGTTGGAGTCCACGTTCTTCACTCCTTACGCTCTGCTGGAAGCTCGACACCAATGTTTGGATCTTCGGTACCTTGACTGAAGAAAGGAACTTGCGATGAAGAGAGTGAAACACTTCTTTGACTGCCAAAGACTACTTTTTGTTGACTATTTAGTAGTTCAACAAAACTTGCAGATTCTTGAAATGGATTGAAATCCATTTCCGAAGTCAAAGAGAGTGGAGAAagaggagaaggaggagaaagaggagaaaGTGGAGAAAGAGGAGAAGGAACGTTCAAGCGCATTCCGTTGTTGGAGATGGAAGAGAAAGACAGAGCTTATAAATTATtcaagaaagagaaggaaagaGATAGCGCATTCAACACACCCAACCAACAAGACTATCTAGCTTAATCATCTTTGTAAAGTAATAAACTTATGCGTAATGACTTGACCTATATCTAACAACAAACAATGCTTTTTCAGTTTCAACTAACTAGAGCCAGACAATCACTTCAATTTATTAATGTGAGACAACAATTAATTACCCTAAATTCAATTCATACAGAAGCTACACCATTTCATTACAGACCAGATGAAAGAGAGAAACTTTAACATGTATTGCTGCGTACTCCTCTCTCCGATGACCCTTCCTCAAGTCTCTTGATCCATCCACCTGAATACACAAAGACCGAACATATCAAAATGTATTTGATCCTAAACACACAAAGACTGaacatataaaatgtatttCATCTAACCATCAGATGACACAAAGACATAAACATAACTGAGCATCAATAGACACAAACCAACacaacaaacaataaaatttgTAACAATCGATGCagtaaaaaaatcaattttgatcCATCCATGTAAACAAACAAGATACAGATTCATTCATGACACAGGATCGAACTcaacaaagaaagaaacatggaaaaaccttgaagaagaagaaaccagaAACTTTACCTTTCGATTTCAGGAGAACCACCGAGAGAGTGCTCCGTCACCGTCGAGGAGAGCCACCAAGAGACAAAATCAACATAACAAACAAATGAAACCTGCAATCAGACCAAGTTGAATCATAATCTGAGACATGCATAAACAACAAAACAACCGCTTTACCTTTTGATTTTCGGAGAGCCGCAGAGAGAGAGGTCCGTCGAGGAGAGCCACCATGAGATAGATCGCCGACGACAGAGAGGTCGCCAATGAGAGCCTCCGAGGGATATGTCATGTCGAAGAGCAGAGCCACCGACAAGAGGAATCGAGAGAGAGAAGGCGAAAGGGTGACCCCTAGGAGAGGAATCGAGAGGGATACAGCGCCGAGAAGAGAGAGAACGCCGACGAGAGCCACTGAGAGAGACGACGCGGAGAAAAGACGACCCATCGACCAAAGGAATCGAGAGAGAGAAGGCCAAAGGGTTCCTCAACAAGAGGAATCGAGAGAGGGAGAATGCCGAGGAGACCTAGATCGCCGGCGAGATCAAGACGAGCCGGAGAAGATACGATCCACCGAGGAGAGgattcgagagagagagagagagagagagagagagagagagagagagagagagagagagagagagagagagagagagagagagagagagagacgatttCGTCGAGGAAAGGATTCGAGAGAGAGAAGCCGAGAAGGCTGAAACACCACCTCTCCTTCACCCAGTCTTGTTTCGACACCTGTCTCTAAGCAACGTCCTTTGCGGGGCTTGTTTAAGAGACGTGTCTTCCTCcttttctatttttcatttttttaaattgcaaTTAAGGTAAGAGACAGGGGTTAGAGACCCGATAAAAATGCCCTTATAGAACaactatatatattgaaaacatcaGTTGTACATAGTGTTGAACTATAATTAACAAACCCACATGGCCACACATATATTGTTTGTAAGCATTGTTGAGGAACAATATATTCGCTTGTTAATAAGGACTGGAAAGAATTTGAAGGCCTCTAAAACAAGTACTTACGAAAGAAACGTTTATCACCGCTTTGACCCTCACTCGTTTGGGATCGTTTGTAAAACTCATTTTTACTGCCATTTTTCATCCTAAATGTAGGAACATGTTCTCAGAGAGTACTATATTTTCTCGTATTATTAAGTAGAAGTTAGCTAAAAGAAATGTTGTATATGAATTCtgaaataaaatcatattatttaaaatgtattgtaACTAGAAAAAGAAAGGTGGATGATTCAGTAATAAATTAGGTTTGAACATTACGAAATCAGGCAGTAAAAACACGACTACTTCTTCTTCTGTTGGATTGATATTCAACCAAAGGAAAATATGAGAAATTCTtgggtgaacctctagattcaccgaacaatagtgtttgagtatttgatatttgatattttttaaaaaaggaaaaaaattgaatttccaaataagattatatttttaaaataaaacaataaaaatacataaaaatagttacaaaaaataaataaataaatattgataaacttttagcaaaatactaaatcctataccctaatcactaaaccctaaacctttggataaactctgaacccttggataaatcataaactctaaatcaaaaatatttaaaattaaacccttgagtttatgatttatccaaaggttcagagtttacccaagggtttagggtttacccaaggatttagggtttagtgattaggatttagggtttagtgttagtaaaatttagttttaatgtatgatttagggtttaagattttccaacggtttagagtttatccaaagtttaaggtttaacgtttagtgtttagggtttaggatttagggtatagggtttagtattttaagatttaacaatattaatttatttattttttgtaactatttttatgtatttttattattttattttaaaaatataatctaatttagatattcaattttatttctttttttaaaagatatcaaatatcaaatagtcaaacactattggttggtggtTCACCCTAAAGGGTGAAATCCAAGAATTTCTCGGAAAATATAATCACGTTGTGTCGTTACAATGATACAGATCCCTATTTATTGATAATAGATCTTAGAGGATCAACGGCACCTAATATTCCCACGTGTATGTGGGAGAAATAAACGTTTATCTGTCTTGAGTGGCGAATTTAAAGAAAGAGTAGCAAAAGTAGTTTTATTCGATTTTGGACCGCTTTCTTTCTTCTGTCATGTACCTGTCCCTATTTATTACCCTtttagcttgttccttcttttttcttattattatacGGTCGAATAgctataaattaaattaaatataaaaagctataaattaaatatattattaatactaAAATCTCCCTACAGTTTTTGTATTATATTAGAAACATAAGTCGTCAAAATATATAACTATCCCACACAAATTTTTTATAgggaaatctgtttttttagagcaaaaaaatggtaactatgtccctttagactaaattatactactttatgtcctattagactaattttttccaaaatgacagtaatgcccttaaaattataatttttaaaaaaagatatatattgagttcgacaagggggatcgatcgatcccactttacaagttatagtggatcgatcgatcccgatcattattcagaacaaaaaaaaacgcgaaatatatactgatcgacctggtccatttcactc
Protein-coding regions in this window:
- the LOC125586180 gene encoding uncharacterized protein LOC125586180, which codes for MGGAAWIVRDHGGLPLSHSRRAFSGHTSCIEAELQSLLWSIRALIDLRIKWVVIESSLTQVREALLKPDEYPEWRHLIDTISVLLNEFDGVSLEHVVAGRNRIANAIALSVTRDHRYQSYVATGGPTWLSSLLREEELNSVARA
- the LOC106450039 gene encoding uncharacterized protein LOC106450039 — its product is MKEEERHGSSSDSSSSSSLPVSYGVDYEKYNFSSSVSSLSRPFSPEGSSSKSCVLENNLSSVFSLDHDDSLPILSRDRTCSCVHLGFQWILQRCCGCFC